The Caldanaerobius fijiensis DSM 17918 DNA segment GTTCTCATCTCAGAGGCATCGGTTTATGGGGATTATTGTGGGTCGCATATTCAAGGAGATAGTGAGAAAAAATTGCTAAAAGTGACTTTTGCCCCTGACCAAAAAAATGTGGTTATGAGTAATCGGCCTTTTTATACGCCGTGGAGGGTTGCTATAATCGGTTCTCTCGCTGATATAGTAGAATCCACTTTGATCGAAAATCTGAGTCCTGACTGTGAAATAGCTGACACCTCATGGATTAAACCAGGTCGTTCCGCGTGGTCCTGGTGGTCCGGCGACAGCACCGAGGATTATGAGACCCAGGTTAAATACGTGGATTTTGCGCATAGAATGGGATGGGAATACTACCTTTGTGACGCTGGCTGGAAGCCTGAGTGGTTGCCTCAGCTGGTAGATTACGCGAAGAATAAAGATATCGGGATATTCGTATGGTATCATTATAAAGAGTTGCAAACAGATGATGAATTGCACGACAAGCTATCATGGCTTGCAGGGCTGGGTGTAAAAGGGATCAAAGTAGACTTTTTCGAAAGTGATAGCCAGGAAAGGATTCAGGTGTACGATAAAATAGCTAAGGCTGCGGAGAGGTACCGCCTTATGGTGGTATATCACGGCGCTACAAAGCCTGCTGGCGAGCGCCGCAGATGGCCGCATATTATGACAAGGGAAGGGATTCTGGGAGCTGAGTACTACAAATGGTCTGATGGCCCTACGGCAGAGCACAATTGCACAGTGCCTTTTACGCGCAATGCGATAGGCCCCATGGATTATACTCCTGTCACCTATTCTCAGAACAGGAATCAAACTACCTGGGCTCACCAGACTGCCTTGTCCGTAATTTTTGAGTCCAATATTCAGCATCTGGCCGATAAGCCCGAATCCTATGAAAGCATTGGCGACGCTATAGAGTTTTTGAAGGCGTGTCCTGCCACATGGGATGACACCAAACTTATAGAAGGTTATCCAGGCCGATTTGTGACAATAGCGAGAAGGTACGGCGATAACTGGTTTATAGGTTCAATCTGCGGTGGCAACACATCCAGGGTCACAAGCATACCGCTGAATTTTCTGGACCATGGAGTTAAATATGCTGCAGATATATATGAGGACGGCGATACACCTTCACAGATAATTCATGAGAGGCGAGAGGTTACCATTTCTGATGTGCTAAATATACAGCTAAAAACCAATGGAGGCTGTGCCATAAAATTGAGCCCCATAAGAAATATAAAATGAAGTTTTTATATTCGACAGCAGGTTATCCTGCTGTTATTTTTATACATAAATAAAACCTGCTTGGATTAACATAATAATACTAGCTTGAAGGAGTTGATGACTGTGGATTTAAATCTGGCTATTATGGGCATTTTAGGTAAATCGACTACTTCTAACATGATAAAAGCGATATGTAAGTCTAAAACTCCTGTCATAAATGAGATAACCGACGTCAATATGATACAGGAAGATGTTTTTTACAATAACAACGTTTATATTTTTCTTAATTCATATGATTCATCGCTGATAAATGGCAGGTTAAAAGAATTGATAAAAGGTATACCAGCAGATAGGTTGTTTATAGCCAACGCTGATGATAAAATTTTACTGGATATATTGGCAGTGAACAATTCCACACCAGTAATCACATTTGGTTTAAATGGCAAATCAACTATTACCGCATCAAGTTTATCGTGTACACGTGAGAGTACCAGATTTATTTATTGTTTGCAGAGAAATGTGGTGACTTTTTCAGGAAGGCTGATAGAACCTTTTGAATATCCTTTTGAATTAAAAATGGTAGGGAATTTTCACGTGTACAATGCATTGGCAGCTATTACTGCATCAATCTTCATGGACAAAGATATTTGTGATGTCAGGAGATCTTTAAAGAAGCTAACGATTAAACACAATATGGAAGTGGTGTACGATAACCGTTTTACTATAATTGATAATAGGTGTATGAATATATATAGCTTAGAAAAGGTTTTCGAATCATTGCAGTTTATTGATTACAACAAGCTTATTGTGGTGTGTCAGCTGATAGAGGATAGCGGATTTAACGATGAGATGAAAAATTCTATAGAAAACTGGTGCGATGCTTTGGATATAAAAAAAGTGATTTTTATATCTTCAGATATTAAACAAAGTGAAAATATTAATAAGGATGGGAAAGAAGTATTTTTCAATAATATGGGCGATTCTTTGCGATGCGCTATTGAAAACGCTTTTGAAAACGACATGATTCTCTTGATGGGTGGCAAGGCAGAACATGGTGCAGGTGAGGCAATATTTGACGCCCTTTACAGTTAATAATCATATTTTTTTATTGAAACAATATATTTATATAGAGAACTTAAGATTGAAGGGGAGAGGAAAATGGCCAACCAGCTGGCAAATAATGTTGTAAATATTGTAGGCAAGATCATTTCGGATCTTGAGTACGGTTATGAGTTGTTTGGGGAGGTCTTTTATCAGACCACCATAGAGGTTCCAAGGTTGAGTGAGAGCAAGGATTTATTGCCTTTGACCATATCGGAGAGGCTCATACCCGGCATGGACATAAAAAAAGGTGCGCGGCTTAAAATAGAGGGACAGCTCAGGTCTTATAACAGGACGACTGAAGACGGCAAAAGGCATCTGGTGCTTACGGTATTCGTGAGGGATTTAAAAGTGATAGGTGACGACGAAGTGGTTAAAAATCCCAATGAAATATTTATAGACGGATATATATGTAAAAAACCTGTTTACAGGTCTACGCCTTTTGGCAGGGAAATCACTGATTTGTTGATAGCTGTAAACAGGGCTTACAGGAAATCTGATTATATACCTGTGATCGCTTGGGGTAGAAATGCCCGCTATAGCGAAAAGTTAAAAGTGGGTGACAGGATAAGATTGTGGGGAAGGATTCAAAGCAGGGAATATCAAAAAAGGATATCAGAGGATGAGGTTGTAACAAAGACAGCGTACGAGGTATCCATTTCAAAGATGGAAAAGGTCGATAATGGAAACAAAGTAAAAGAAAATGATGAATAACAGATAAGCGTAAGCCTTAGCAGCATCGCGCAAAAGGCTTACGCTTAGATTTTTAGCCTCTTAAATCATCCAGGAGTTTTGTTTTATCTCTGGTCTTATCGTCTACGCTTTTGACGATCTTGGCAGGCACACCTGCGACGACCATTCCTGGGGGTACATCTTCTATGACTACCGAGCCTGCAGCTACTACCGCTTTTTCGCCTATATGAACGCCTTCTAATACCACTGCATTGGCTCCTATTAATACGCCGTCTTCGACGACAACAGGCACGCTGCTGGGAGGTTCTAATACACCTGCCACAACGCTTCCTGCGCCTACGTGGACGTTCTTTCCTATTTTAGCCCTTGCACCTATGACCGCGTTCATGTCGATCATGGAGTTTTCACCGATCTCAGCACCTATATTGATGACGGCCCCCATCATTATAACAGCATTTTTCCCGATTTTTACCATATCTCTGATGATGGCACCGGGCTCTATCCTCGCCTCCAGATTCTTGATATCCAGAAGTGGTATGGCTGAATTTCTTCTGTCATTTTCGATGACATAATCTTTGATGAGGTTTTTATATTTTTCCAGGTATTCTTTGATGATGTCGTATTCTCCGAATAATACCCAGAAAGGGCCATACCCGAAGCCTTTAAAATCTGTAAAGGTGTTTTTATCAAGGTTGCCTTCTACATACACCTTGACCGGTGTGGACTTTTTGGCGTTTTTTATGTATCGGGCGATCTGATAAGGATCATTTAAGAATTCATCTTGTGTGCTCATGCTTTCATCCTTCCTCTAATAAGTCTTTCATTGAATATAATTTTGGCTGCTTTCCGATGATAAATTCAGCGGCCTTTAATGCGCCTTCAGCGAACACCGCTCTGGATTGTGCTGTGTGTTTGATTTCAAGGACCTCGTCGCGGCCTGCAAAGATCACTTCATGTTCTCCTACTATAGTACCTCCTCTTATGGCGTGTATGCCCAGCTCATTTTTTTCCCTTTTGCCGCTTGATGGATTTCTACCATAAGTAAAATTGAATGTGTTGCCGAGGGTGTCGTTGATAGCTTTTGCGATCATGAGGGCGGTGCCGCTGGGAGCGTCCAGCTTTTGATTGTGATGTTTTTCTATAATTTCTATGTCACTGTTTTCGTAGAGTACTTTTGCCGCCTGTGTCACCAGCTTTACAAGAAGGTTTATGCCTAAGGACATGTTTGCTGACATAAATATGGGTATCTGAGCCGATTTTTCAAGGACGAGGGCTTCCTCTTTTGCGTCCAGCCCTGTAGTAGCTATTACTACAGGGAGGTTTAGTTCTGCGGCATCCTCTACGAGTTGCGGTATGGCTGTGTGGAACGAAAAGTCTATGACCACATCGGCAGGCTCTTTAACCTCCTTTAATCTACTATAGACTGGGAAGTCCTGTTTTGAGTTTATTTTGTCGACACCTGCCACTATTGTAAATTTACTGCTGTTTTTGACGGCATCTATCACGTTTTTCCCCATTTTTCCGTTACATCCATGTAGTATCAACCTTATCATTTTATTCACCTTTCTATATCATGGCTTTACAGCAAGCCATATTTCTTTAACATTTGCCTCAACATCTCTTTGTGATTATCCTCCATGTCTACCAGCGGGAGTCTGAGTTTGCCTACGCCCATGCCCATCATGTTCATGGCGGTTTTTACAGGTATGGGGTTTGTCTCTATGAACAGGATGTTATTTAAAGGATTAAGTTCCAGCTGAAGCTCTCTTGCGCCCTCCACATCGCCGCTTAAGTATTTTTCCACCATTTCGTGTACCTTTGCAGGAAGAATATTGGCTGTAACGGATATAACGCCTACTCCGCCCAGCGATAGGATTGGTACGACCTGATCGTCATTGCCAGAATATATGTCCAGCTTGTCTCTGCACAATCTGGCGATTTCAGCCACCTGGCTTATATTGCCGCTGGCTTCTTTTACGCCCCTTATATTGGGATGGTTTGATAAGGTGCAGAGCGTTTCAGGCGTTATGTTCATACCGGTCCTTGAAGGCACGTTGTATATAATGATGGGTATGTTTACACTATCGGCTATAGCGGTGAAATGAGCTACCAAACCTTTTTGAGTCGTCTTGTTGTAATAGGGCGTTATGCACAGGAGGGCGTCGGCGCCTACGCTTTCAGCGTATTTGCTGAGTTCAATAGAGTGAGCGGTGTCGTTAGACCCGGTTCCCGCTATGACGGGTATTCTCCCTGCGACTTTTTCAACGGTGTACTTGATAGCGCCCTTTCGCTCTTCATCGGTCATAGTAGATGCTTCTCCGGTAGTACCGCATATGATTATGGCGTCTGTATGATTTTCTATATGCCATTCCAGCAACTCTCCCAATTTGTCATAGTTTACCCCATCCTCGGTAAAGGGCGTAACTATGGCCACTCCCGATCCTTTAAATATGGGCATTGTACCACTCCTTTCATTTATAACAACAATTCGGCTATCTGGACGGCGTTGGTTGCGGCGCCCTTTCTTATGTTATCTGCTACTATCCACAGGTTCAGGCCGTTTTCCACGGTTTCATCTCTTCTTATCCTGCCAACATAGACTTCGTCGTGCCCAGATGCAATGGTTGCCAGTGGATATACATTCTCTTGTGGTTTATCCATGACGATGACACCGGGGGCCTTTGACAGGATGTCGAATACCTGAGATAGCTCAAAGGGCTTTTCAAATTCCACGTTGACTGATTCGCTGTGGCTATTTTCAACGGGGACCCTGACTGTAGTAGCGGTTACCTTTATACTGCTGTCGCCCATGATCTTCTTGGTTTCGTTGACCATTTTCATCTCTTCCTTGGTGTAGCCATTATCCAGGAATACATCTATATGTGGCAAGCAATTGTTGGCTATGGGATGCGGATAAAACTGTGGCTGTTCACCGTTTAATGTCCTCCTGAGATCATCAACACCTTTTTTGCCAGAACCGGAAACCGCCTGGTACGTAGATACCACGATCCTCTTTATCTTAAATGCATCATGTAAGGGTTTTAAGGCCACCACCATCTGTATCGTGGAACAATTGGGATTTGCGATGATTCCTTTGTTCCATCCAACGTCTTGAGGATTTACCTCAGGTACTACGAGGGGTACGCTGTCATCCATTCTCCATGCACTGCTATTATCTATGACCACGACTCCCTTTGATGCTGCTATAGGCGCAAACTTCAGGCTTACGCTGGCCCCAGCAGAAAATAGCGCAATATCAATAGGGCGGTCAAAAGAATTCTCTGTTAGTTCTTCTACTACATAGTCTGTGCCTTTGAAGTTTATCTTTGTACCTGCTGATTTTTTAGACGCAAAGAGGTACAGATTTTCGATGGGGAAATTGCGCTCTTCCAGTACCTTGAGAAAAGTCCTTCCGACAAGTCCTGTGGCACCGACTATAGCTACGTTTTTCTTCATTAAAATACCTCCTATAAAAATAGTTATAAAAAAATCTAGTTATGTGGAATAACTAGCTGGCATTATAGACATCACGACTATAAACCAGATAGCTCTCCATCATCGCTGATGACAGTCAGCATGTTGTTCACATACTGACCAGGTCACCGGTACGGAGAATACCGGCCCTTCGGCGCTGTTTCCTTTTCTGCAGTTCATCGACTTCTCCCATCTCCCATACAGTACTCATAAACAGCGCGCCTCTATCTGTTATGTCTTCAATATTATATTTTATTCTAATATACCAGAGTTGTTACTTTAAGTCAAACATAAATTAAAGGGAAGAAGAGTATATCGTTTTTTAACAAAAAATGATATAAAACTATGTATAGTATACATAATATAAATTTTCGACAATTTATATTATAATATACCTGTAACGTTTGTAAACGTTAATACACTAATGATTGGAGGAAGAATTATGGCACAGGTTATCTTAAAGAACGTTTCTAAGGTCTACCAAGGCGGAGTAAAGGCTGTCGATAACTTCAATCTGGAGATAAAGGATAAAGAGTTTATAGTATTAGTCGGACCATCAGGTTGCGGAAAATCTACTACGTTGAGGATGGTAGCAGGCCTTGAAGAAATTACAGAGGGTGAACTGTATATTGGCGATAGATTGGTCAATGACGTTCCGCCTAAAGATAGGGATATCGCGATGGTTTTCCAGAACTACGCGCTGTACCCTCATATGACGGTGTATGACAATATGGCGTTTGGACTTAAGCTGAGAAAAATGCCAAGGGCTGAGATAGATAAGAGGGTAAGAGAAGCGGCGAGGATACTTGATATTGAGCACCTGTTGGATAGAAAGCCTAAGGCCCTTTCAGGAGGTCAGAGGCAGAGGGTGGCATTAGGCCGTGCTATTGTGCGTGAACCCAAGGTCTTCTTGATGGACGAGCCCTTGTCAAACCTGGACGCAAAATTAAGAGTTCAGATGAGGACAGAGATCAGTAAGCTTCATGAGAGACTTCAGACCACATTTATATACGTAACTCACGATCAGACAGAGGCCATGACAATGGGCGACAGAATCGTCGTCATGAAAGACGGGGTTATACAGCAGGTGGATACGCCGCAGACCATATACGATTATCCTGCCAACATGTTTGTGGCCGGATTCATCGGAAGTCCGCAGATGAATTTCATAGACGTAAGGTTGGTAGAGAAGAACTCTGAGGTCTATGCGGAGTTTAAAGGTTTTTCTCTGAAGTTGCCTGATGGAAAGGTTAAAAAGCTCGTCAACAGGTCATATATAGGCAAGGAGGTTGTGCTGGGCATCAGGCCTGAGGATATCCACGATGAGGAAGTGTTCATAAGCGCCAATCCAGGAGCTGTTATTGATGCAAAGGTCGAAGTAGTAGAGCTTTTAGGTGCAGAGACGTTCCTTTACATGGATCTAAAAGGTCAGCAGATTATAGCTCGCGTTGATCCCAGAAGCAAGGCAAAAGAAGGGGATATGCAGAAGATAGCCTTTGATATGAATAAGATACATCTGTTTGACAAGGAGACGGAAAAATCTATTTTGAACAGATAAGTTAAATTAAAGAAGGATTTTCAAATGAAAAGCAGAAATAATTATATAGATATTATTTCTGCTTTTTTCTTTGTCATTAATATAGTATACTATGTATTAGGGGTTGATTTCTGTGGATATATACAAAAGTGTATACGAAAAGGTTATGGATATTGTAGGTCTGCCTTTTAATATATACGATGCTGAAGGAAAATGCATTGTGGGCAGCAGCGAAGGCACTTCTATACCTATAGCGAATTTTGAGGATTTTTTTGAGTACGACAATTTTTTTGTTATAAACAACTGGATTTATAAAAGTGTAAGAATGAACGGAAAATTTTTGTGTTGCATTGCTATGAAAGGATTATCTCCGGAGGTGCAGAAATATATAGGGCTCATCGAGCAGATGATCATAGGCTTTAACAAGACAGATACAAACAGGTTAAGTATTTTTCGCAATATTATAGAGGGGCGCGATATAAATATAGAAAAGGCCGCAGAAAAGACCGAGGTACCTGTTATCAAAGATAGGATGGTTATACTCGTCAAGATGAATTCTTCATTTGAAGAGGTAAGAGAGATTCTGAAACAAATGTTTCCCGATGAAGCATCGGAAATCCTTATAGATATCGATACGGACAAAGTGCTTCTCATAAAGAGTGTGGAAGAAAACGGCGACAGCCCCCAAAAGGTGGCCATGTCTATTTTAGATACGCTAATTGCAGAATTATATGAAAAAGTAAAGGTTGCTATAGGCGGCATAAGCAAGAGCCTATACGATTTAAGAAAGATATATAAAAGGGCTGAGACAGCTATGGTCCTTGGGGAAATATTCGAAGACAAAAACAAGATATTGGATTATGAACAGCTGGGGCTAAAGCGTTTGATAAGTCAGATACCTATAGAAATTGAGAAAGCTTATTTAAATGAGATATTTAAAAACAAAAAAGATTTTCTGGAAGATAAAGAATTGTATGATACAGCTTTAAAGTTTTTTGAGAGCAATCTCAACATAAGCGAGGCTTCCAGAAACCTGTATATTCACAGGAACACGCTGGTGTATCGCCTGGACAAAATTCAGAGGTTGTTAGGTCTTGATTTGAGGGATTTTGACGATGCGGTTATCTTAAAAATCGCGCTTATGTTTGACGAATACATAAAGTTTATGGAAAAATATGCGCTTACGGATACTTAAGGAGTTGTTTTAATGATGGTAGAGTTAATCGGTGTTTCCAAGGTATATCCAAACGGCGTTATTGCGCTTTCTAATATCAATTTGAGCATAAACAAGGGTGAGTTTGTGTTTGTAGTGGGTTCCAGCGGTGCTGGGAAATCTACGCTTATAAAGCTTTTGCTAAAAGAAGAAGAGCCTACTACGGGGCAGATAATCGTAAACGGTGAGGATATCAGCCGATTAAAGAGGTCTAAAATACCTCATCACAGAAGAAATATAGGGGTGGTATTTCAGGACTTCAGGCTGCTACCCAATAAGACGGTATACGAAAACATCGAATTTGCTATGCTGGTGGCGGGAAATCCAATTAAAGATGTTAAAAAACATATTTACTCGGTACTGGATATGGTAGGCCTTGTAGATAAAGCTAACAGCTATCCGCACCAGTTATCCGGTGGAGAGCAGCAGCGAGTGAGCCTTGCCAGGGCAGTGGTCAATAAGCCGCTTATACTCATCGCTGATGAGCCCACAGGCAATCTGGACCCGGACAATTCGTGGGCGATTATGCAGATCATCAATGACATAAACAGAAGAGGAACCACCGTGCTCATGGTAACCCATGCCAAAGATATAGTGGATAGGATGAGAAAAAGGGTTGTTACCCTTGTCAAAGGCAATATAGTCAAGGACCAGATAAAGGGAGCGTATGACATATGATATATAGAAGAATTAAGTATTTCATAAGCGAGGGCATGGTGAATCTATGGAGAAATAGGGCTATGGCGGTGGCCGCTATAACTGCTGTTGTTGTATCACTGGTGGTTTTGGGAGTGTTTACAGCTCTTGTAATGAATGTGGATTATATAGCGTCTCAGGTGGAATCGGAACTGGTTTTAAGGGCATATATACAGGATAATATCAAAGGAGATGATGTAAACGCCATTAAAAATCAGATAAGCCAAGTGGATGGAGTGAAAAGTGTAAAATATGAGTCTAAGCAGCAGGCACTGGAAAATTACAAAAAGCAGCTGGGCAAAAATGCCTACCTGCTCAATGGCTTGGAAAAAGATAATCCATTGCCACAATCGTTTATCGTGAATATAACCGAACCATACAAGATAAAATCGGTAGCGGCTGCTATTTCCAGGATAAAAGGGGTTACAGAGGTCAATTATGGCAGAGATGTGGTGGACAAGCTACTTAAAATTACAAACATAGTGAGGATAATTGGCATCGTGCTCATAGGTACATTGGTATTCGTAAGCATCATACTTATTTCTAATACCATAAAATTAGCTGTTTACGCCCGAAGAAGAGAAATAAACATCATGAAATATGTTGGCGCTACCGACTGGTTTATAAGGTGGCCTTTTATGATTGAAGGCTTTTTATTAGGCGTAATAGGATCTTTTATAGCTATCGTCATCGTAGGATATGCTTATTACTACCTTACAGATGCCTTAAATAACCAGCTGGTGATCTTCTCTCTGATCCCTTACAATAGATTGCTGCCTTATATAGCAAAGTTATTCATGGGATTGGGATGCGTTATAGGCGTGATGGGAAGCGGCTTGTCTGTAAGGAAGTTTTTAAGGGTGTAATTTTTTACTTCAAGGGGGTATTGAGTTGAATCACCTTGTAAGATCGCGCTGGTATCTAAGCACTGCTTTGTTGCTGATTTTATCTTTGGCGTTTTATAGCGCTTTTTCGCCTATCGGCTATGCTGATGATTTGCAGCAGAAAAAGGAGCAGCTGCAAAATGTCCAAAAGAGCATTGAGGAAAAGAAAAAACAACTAAATGATATTCGGCGGGAAAAAGCGGATCTGCAAAACCAGTTGGCCATCATTCAACAAAATCTTGTACAATCTCAGGAGCAGCTCAACAAGGCACAGAAGCAGCTATCCAAGCTAGAAGCAAGTATAAAAATAAAAAGTGAGGAGCTTGACGCGGCACAAAAAAGGTTGAATGATGAAAATGAGATTTTCAAAAAACGCGTTGTAGCTATGTATAAGAGCGGCCCTATGGGTTATGTTGGAGTTTTGCTGGATTCAAATAATTTTCTAGATTTTTTATCCCGCTACGAGATAATGAAACGCCTTATAAAATACGATAAAGACCTTATAAGCCAGATAACTATGCAAAAGGAGGATATAGCTCGCCAGAAACAGGAACTTATAAAACAGCGAAATGAAGTTGCGAGCGTTAAAAATGCCATTGAACGCAGAAAGAAGGAGATAAGCATACAGCTGGCATCGCGATCCGGTATATTGAGAAAGTTGAACATGCAAGAGCAAACCTATAAATCCCAGATTGAGGATTTATCTAATGAGTCTGAACAGCTTACAGCTATAATAAAAAAATTGCAGGAACAAGCAGCGCAGAGAAAAAACGCCGTTAGATTTGCAGGTGGAAAGCTGGGCTGGCCTGTTCCTGGCGTTTATGATATAACGGATCCATTTGGACCCAGGTATCATCCTATTTTGAAAGTGGAGAGGATGCATACGGGTATTGACATAGGGACTTCTTATGGCAGTACAGTGGTTGCATCGGCAGACGGAAGGGTTATATATGCGGGCTGGTTTGGAGGCTATGGCAATGCTGTGGTAATAGACCACGGAGATGGTATAAGCACTTTATACGGCCATAATTCTTCATTGCTTGTTAAAGAAGGGGATATGGTCAAAAGGGGTCAGGCAATTGCAAAGTCTGGAAGTACTGGTTTGTCCACAGGTCCTCATCTTCACTTTGAGGTGAGAAAAGATGGGGTGCCGGTCAATCCTATGGATTGGCTCAAGTAGTAAAAAGCTATCATACTGCATAAATTATTAAGGTAATTTACTTGAATGGAGTTGGTGAGATGTCAAAACGCAAAAAATTACCAGGCGCCATACTGCTTGTTTTGATAACGGCTGTTGTCACATTTTTTATAACAGATTTTTTCTCTATTGTACTACCCGGCGGCAGTGTTATTATATCCAGAAGGGATTTTGAGCAATACCGTGAAGTGGCCAAATTGTTAGCCATAAAGGATATACTTATGCAGAATTACGTCGATAAGGTAAAACCTGAAGTGCTGATGGACGGT contains these protein-coding regions:
- a CDS encoding glycoside hydrolase family 97 C-terminal domain-containing protein, encoding MKACPATWDDTKLIEGYPGRFVTIARRYGDNWFIGSICGGNTSRVTSIPLNFLDHGVKYAADIYEDGDTPSQIIHERREVTISDVLNIQLKTNGGCAIKLSPIRNIK
- a CDS encoding Mur ligase family protein, whose protein sequence is MDLNLAIMGILGKSTTSNMIKAICKSKTPVINEITDVNMIQEDVFYNNNVYIFLNSYDSSLINGRLKELIKGIPADRLFIANADDKILLDILAVNNSTPVITFGLNGKSTITASSLSCTRESTRFIYCLQRNVVTFSGRLIEPFEYPFELKMVGNFHVYNALAAITASIFMDKDICDVRRSLKKLTIKHNMEVVYDNRFTIIDNRCMNIYSLEKVFESLQFIDYNKLIVVCQLIEDSGFNDEMKNSIENWCDALDIKKVIFISSDIKQSENINKDGKEVFFNNMGDSLRCAIENAFENDMILLMGGKAEHGAGEAIFDALYS
- a CDS encoding single-stranded DNA-binding protein, giving the protein MANQLANNVVNIVGKIISDLEYGYELFGEVFYQTTIEVPRLSESKDLLPLTISERLIPGMDIKKGARLKIEGQLRSYNRTTEDGKRHLVLTVFVRDLKVIGDDEVVKNPNEIFIDGYICKKPVYRSTPFGREITDLLIAVNRAYRKSDYIPVIAWGRNARYSEKLKVGDRIRLWGRIQSREYQKRISEDEVVTKTAYEVSISKMEKVDNGNKVKENDE
- the dapD gene encoding 2,3,4,5-tetrahydropyridine-2,6-dicarboxylate N-acetyltransferase, with the protein product MSTQDEFLNDPYQIARYIKNAKKSTPVKVYVEGNLDKNTFTDFKGFGYGPFWVLFGEYDIIKEYLEKYKNLIKDYVIENDRRNSAIPLLDIKNLEARIEPGAIIRDMVKIGKNAVIMMGAVINIGAEIGENSMIDMNAVIGARAKIGKNVHVGAGSVVAGVLEPPSSVPVVVEDGVLIGANAVVLEGVHIGEKAVVAAGSVVIEDVPPGMVVAGVPAKIVKSVDDKTRDKTKLLDDLRG
- the dapB gene encoding 4-hydroxy-tetrahydrodipicolinate reductase, coding for MIRLILHGCNGKMGKNVIDAVKNSSKFTIVAGVDKINSKQDFPVYSRLKEVKEPADVVIDFSFHTAIPQLVEDAAELNLPVVIATTGLDAKEEALVLEKSAQIPIFMSANMSLGINLLVKLVTQAAKVLYENSDIEIIEKHHNQKLDAPSGTALMIAKAINDTLGNTFNFTYGRNPSSGKREKNELGIHAIRGGTIVGEHEVIFAGRDEVLEIKHTAQSRAVFAEGALKAAEFIIGKQPKLYSMKDLLEEG
- the dapA gene encoding 4-hydroxy-tetrahydrodipicolinate synthase yields the protein MPIFKGSGVAIVTPFTEDGVNYDKLGELLEWHIENHTDAIIICGTTGEASTMTDEERKGAIKYTVEKVAGRIPVIAGTGSNDTAHSIELSKYAESVGADALLCITPYYNKTTQKGLVAHFTAIADSVNIPIIIYNVPSRTGMNITPETLCTLSNHPNIRGVKEASGNISQVAEIARLCRDKLDIYSGNDDQVVPILSLGGVGVISVTANILPAKVHEMVEKYLSGDVEGARELQLELNPLNNILFIETNPIPVKTAMNMMGMGVGKLRLPLVDMEDNHKEMLRQMLKKYGLL
- a CDS encoding aspartate-semialdehyde dehydrogenase produces the protein MKKNVAIVGATGLVGRTFLKVLEERNFPIENLYLFASKKSAGTKINFKGTDYVVEELTENSFDRPIDIALFSAGASVSLKFAPIAASKGVVVIDNSSAWRMDDSVPLVVPEVNPQDVGWNKGIIANPNCSTIQMVVALKPLHDAFKIKRIVVSTYQAVSGSGKKGVDDLRRTLNGEQPQFYPHPIANNCLPHIDVFLDNGYTKEEMKMVNETKKIMGDSSIKVTATTVRVPVENSHSESVNVEFEKPFELSQVFDILSKAPGVIVMDKPQENVYPLATIASGHDEVYVGRIRRDETVENGLNLWIVADNIRKGAATNAVQIAELLL
- a CDS encoding ABC transporter ATP-binding protein → MAQVILKNVSKVYQGGVKAVDNFNLEIKDKEFIVLVGPSGCGKSTTLRMVAGLEEITEGELYIGDRLVNDVPPKDRDIAMVFQNYALYPHMTVYDNMAFGLKLRKMPRAEIDKRVREAARILDIEHLLDRKPKALSGGQRQRVALGRAIVREPKVFLMDEPLSNLDAKLRVQMRTEISKLHERLQTTFIYVTHDQTEAMTMGDRIVVMKDGVIQQVDTPQTIYDYPANMFVAGFIGSPQMNFIDVRLVEKNSEVYAEFKGFSLKLPDGKVKKLVNRSYIGKEVVLGIRPEDIHDEEVFISANPGAVIDAKVEVVELLGAETFLYMDLKGQQIIARVDPRSKAKEGDMQKIAFDMNKIHLFDKETEKSILNR
- a CDS encoding PucR family transcriptional regulator; this encodes MDIYKSVYEKVMDIVGLPFNIYDAEGKCIVGSSEGTSIPIANFEDFFEYDNFFVINNWIYKSVRMNGKFLCCIAMKGLSPEVQKYIGLIEQMIIGFNKTDTNRLSIFRNIIEGRDINIEKAAEKTEVPVIKDRMVILVKMNSSFEEVREILKQMFPDEASEILIDIDTDKVLLIKSVEENGDSPQKVAMSILDTLIAELYEKVKVAIGGISKSLYDLRKIYKRAETAMVLGEIFEDKNKILDYEQLGLKRLISQIPIEIEKAYLNEIFKNKKDFLEDKELYDTALKFFESNLNISEASRNLYIHRNTLVYRLDKIQRLLGLDLRDFDDAVILKIALMFDEYIKFMEKYALTDT
- the ftsE gene encoding cell division ATP-binding protein FtsE, translating into MVELIGVSKVYPNGVIALSNINLSINKGEFVFVVGSSGAGKSTLIKLLLKEEEPTTGQIIVNGEDISRLKRSKIPHHRRNIGVVFQDFRLLPNKTVYENIEFAMLVAGNPIKDVKKHIYSVLDMVGLVDKANSYPHQLSGGEQQRVSLARAVVNKPLILIADEPTGNLDPDNSWAIMQIINDINRRGTTVLMVTHAKDIVDRMRKRVVTLVKGNIVKDQIKGAYDI